GGGGCTTGACTTCCACTCTGTTAGcaagatgaaaataaaattactgTTTTGAAAAGGTGCTTCTATCTTACCCACATTTGTGAAAGCAAAACTGAGACTACATTTACTAGATGAATCGCTTTCCTGAGGATATACCTGTTGCTGGTTTTGGGTGGACCTGTCCTTCCCTTACTAGTGGCTCCAAACATAATCCTATTGATCATCGATCAATGAGGATTggtatttactttatatttttgtagGTGCTGATGGAAGCAGTGGAAAATCATATGCCACAAGTGATTGTAATAGATGAGATCGGTACTAAACTTGAGGCAATGGCTGCAAGCACCATTGCACAACGAGGAATTCAGTTAGTTGCAACTGCTCATGGTGTAACAATAGAGAATTTAGTCATGAACCCTGCTTTAGAGATGCTGGTTGGAGGAGTACAGGTAGTTCTTGTTTTACAGAACTTTTTCAATAGTCAGTAAATGTTACAGTTATACCATTGGAGTTGATGGTTAGTAAATGTTGAGCAATGCTGTTATACTACAAATGGGTAAGTAAGGGAACTTTGTGATTTCCCAATGAAACTTCTCTTGTTTCTTCACATTTGTAGGTAATAGGACGTCTATTTCCAAAGAAGCTAGTAAAATGTCTAGGCCTCTATGGGCATCCCACCTTTCCTAGGTGTACCATAAGTGACTTCGTCTCTTTTTTCCTTTCACATCTCAGAAGTAGTATGCAAAACTAGTATCACTGCAATAAAGTGAACTAATGCACTACATAATCTATTCAATTGCAACACGAGCCGTGCATAAAgggtgaaaaataaaaataatttaattaaaggGAATCAATgcattctctttattttctatGTAATTGCAACATGAGCTGTGCATGGAGGGACAAACGgtgaacaaaaaacaaaaataagcGAGAAACTGAAGATTAAAATAAGTAGTGCTTAAGGGAACCTAACTTGCTATAATGATGTTAATAGCTTATTTTAGTATCACATTCAACATCAATAAAACTTGGGAATCTTCTTAATTGCCTAAATATTTAGTCGTGGAGGTGTCTTGACATTGATATCTATAAGTGGAGAAGTTCTTAAAAGATGATATCAGGTCTAACTCTACTGTTCTAAAATGCGACTCTCTACTCTCGTGCACCATTGGACGACTAgctattttttgtttttgttttgagGTTTATAACATAgatttcataatttatttaatttatttcttgaCAGAGTGTAACTCTTGGTGATGAAGAGGCAAGCAGGAGAGGCGTTCAGAAATCTGTACTGGAGAGGAAAGGTCCATCATCTTTTAGCTGTGGGGTTGAGATAATCTCCAAGGCAGAATTGAGAGTTCACCCTGATTTAGAAGCAACAGTAGATACTATTCTTGCAGGTCTTTTACTAGTTCTCCCTCCTAAGTCCTAGCAAATTGATTCTGCTGACAAATCATTTGCATATCATCCTGTTGGAAAGCTAATTGGATGTTGTTTAATTGTCTGCCATGGTGTTAATTTTCGTGTTGAGAAGGACGTTACCCGAAATATGAAATTCGCAAGATAAATCCAGGATCGCAAGATGGAATAATGGAAAGTTCATCCATCCAAGCACCATTTGATGAGAGAAATGAAGTTTTGGTTGAAGATATTATCCAGATGAATGGAGGTATACCTGATTCTACTGAGCTCATCTCAGCAAAAGATCCGCGCATGGAAGGAGGTTCCGGTGAAAGTGAGGATACCCTTTGCATTTTTCTTTATGGGGTAAGATGATATTGCCATTTAACTTATTCGGAAGGAAAAAAGAACGACATCACTACATTGAATATCTATTAAAATCCGAGTCTCAGAATCTATTTTCTTAGTTCAGATTTATCGCCGAGCTTTTATTCATATTGTTGAAGAGCGTTCAAAAGAGAATCAATTTCCAAAAGAGTGAATTACCTCCTAGTAGATGATGGTTCTGCATTCGcatgttattgttatttaacTTGCTGCAAAGCTTACTATCTTTTAATTGTGGATCTAATAAACCTAATTTGATGCTTCTCCAGTATCCTTAATTGTCCCCTCCTTTGCCTTTTCTCATGTTAAGGTCCCATAAACCCCCTCCCTCTGTAAAGTGCTTGGTGGCCCCAAAAATGAAGAGTAGAAGTATCAAGCAggaatgatttttttcttttggctgACTATTCAGATTCAAGCCCAGCAAATTTTAAAGTATTGCTGGATAAAAAAAGAACTTCTACTTGAGTCTTGTCACTCCTTGtataggtggaaaagaggaGATTCTTCTTTGCTTTAGCTCATTAAGATTTTCCACATTAAAGTAATTGTCAAAGACTCAGTTTACAATTACAGAGCCTCCTCCTCGAACTTTATATCATTTTGATGAAGCATTTGAGTTAATCCACTCTCTGTTCCTTTTAGTGCTTTAAGGTTTTTAACTACCATGAGGGAAAGTAAGGCATAGAATAAGAGATTCTTgtgaagggaaaaaaagaagagaggaaaAAACACGATAAACCTTCCATCAGCTTCTATAGGAAAACATCTACGTGGAACTCATATTTGAGCAGGTATTGTAGATCTCAGAGGCAAGCGTGATGCAAGGGATAAAACAGCTAAACATTGACGATGCTGTTGAGTTTACTGATAATATCAGTGAAGCAGATGTTCTACTTGCTCTGCAGTCCAAGCTTAAGAAAAATTCTCGGATTCAAGCAGCTGCAAGATCTCACGGCATTCCTATTTATGTTACAAAGGTATTCTTCTGAGATAACTTGCAATATCTCCCCATTTGAATGGAAGTTCTGAAGAAAGAAGGGAAAAACAAGATGgtattttttatgcattatctGCTGTCTTTGCGGAGTCCAAATTCACTATTCTTGTGCGACTTATGTGAAaagtatcttttttttttgcagaCAAACTCCTCAACGCAGTTGACAAAGGCTATGCAGGCATTAATCAGTGATTTTGCTGATGGTTTTGAGTTTCTCGAATCTGAAGCCAAGACAAATGAGACTGAAAAGATTGATGCCTTAGAGGTAATTTcctcttttattcttttttctactatctttttggaaaatacaATTTCGAAGACTCTAGCCGTTGACTTCCATCAAGATGATAATGGGCTTTGCATGATAAAATGGGTTTTAACTATTCTTAAGGGTGACTACCCTTAAGTTGGCTTTAGCTTTATGATGAAATGCTAATTTTCACTATCTGGAAAACATGGACGTTCCGATGAAGTCATTGGCATGAAACATATCTGCTACATTTTGTCATGCTGTGTGAGAACATCTGATGTTTGCAATAAAACAAAACATAAAGTGAACTTCAACTTAGGATTCACCTCTCTGGTTAAAAATATTGTGGTTTCATTTTAGTCTAAGAAGAGGAGCCATGGCGCAACGGTAAAAGTTGTCGCCATGTGACTATGAGATCACAGATTCAAACCGTAGAGATAACCTCTTGCAGAAATGCAAAGTAATGCAGCCTATATGAGACCCAATGTGGTCCCGCCCTTTCCTAGTTTGTGCATAGGGGGAGCTTAGTGCACATGATgtccttttctcttttttcattttgGACTAGGGCATCAGCTATTTACAATGAAAAAGAGATAAAAATTTCATTTCAGACTAATGTTTCAAATGTTGTGTGAAGTGGCTTGTTGCCTAAGGTCTCATCTGAAGGTGGAGCATTCAGATGAGATTAAGGTCATAGGGTGCTCTATCATACTTTGTTAATTTTCCAGAGGAATGCTCCTTTGCAAAATAGACAAGCTTAGTTAACCAATCCAGAGGAATTCTCCTTTGCAAATTAGACAAGCTTAATTAGCCAATAGATTGAAAAACACACACATCAACTCGCTAATATTCGTCCAAAAAAATCAACTAACTGATGCACAagccttttcttttttctttcaggATGTAGAACGTCACCATTTACTATTTGTGCTCGAGTTACTAAAACTTTATTACTGTTAAacttaaaaaaactcaattttaaTACTTCTGGATGTGGTTCTTAATGGGTATGAGGCTTGAGGGTAGTGTCTACATCTAATGTTTAGTTCAGGATAATTATTTCTTTCACCGAAATTGAATTGATATTTGTTAACTCAACTAAATAATAGAAGAAACAAatgagagaaagaaaaagaactaATCAACAAAGGAAAAGAATAATTGCCACCATAGTGGATCTAGTTGTATTTAAAATTAACATAAAACTATGTCCCTTATGGGAAAAATacgataaataattaaaattaacagAAAACTATGTCCCTTATGGGAAAATTCCGATAAAGTTGGAAGGACGCAGAAATTAACATAAAACTATTGATACAGtttgaaaaattataaacaTCTTTAT
This sequence is a window from Solanum dulcamara chromosome 10, daSolDulc1.2, whole genome shotgun sequence. Protein-coding genes within it:
- the LOC129870217 gene encoding protein SEEDLING PLASTID DEVELOPMENT 1-like isoform X2; its protein translation is MLSFALYHSASSSSPNPQFHFPHQNQIPPFQSLPFSPFTVIPTKLLSKPPFFLRLSSSSSASSSSLIADDEFQVELGRLLSLLPEEMRRGVGEHPEFSNLIEVVMDLGRKPLARFPSGDFILSDHPITLDDLHQATSQVGDFAVDNRAGISRTLHRISAIRNRKGAIIGLTCRVGRAISGSANSLRDLVKDGSSLLLIGPPGVGKTTIIRDIARMLANDYGKRVMIVDTSNEIGGDGDIPHAGIGNARRMQVPHNDMQHKVLMEAVENHMPQVIVIDEIGTKLEAMAASTIAQRGIQLVATAHGVTIENLVMNPALEMLVGGVQSVTLGDEEASRRGVQKSVLERKGPSSFSCGVEIISKAELRVHPDLEATVDTILAGRYPKYEIRKINPGSQDGIMESSSIQAPFDERNEVLVEDIIQMNGGIPDSTELISAKDPRMEGGSGESEDTLCIFLYGISEASVMQGIKQLNIDDAVEFTDNISEADVLLALQSKLKKNSRIQAAARSHGIPIYVTKTNSSTQLTKAMQALISDFADGFEFLESEAKTNETEKIDALEALIPNSDPFSHLSSVAY